The following proteins are encoded in a genomic region of Aliiroseovarius sp. F47248L:
- a CDS encoding DUF4159 domain-containing protein has translation MMFGLPIAFTTPWLLAGLVALPVLWLLLRAIPPAPLRQRFPAVTLLLGLEDRDAESDRTPWWLLLLRLLAVAALILGFAGPVLNPEQRQSSGGPLLIFVDAGWTAASDWPQRIGAIDDHLDIAAQAGRPVAIALSHEVTDAGAAAPQWQSAGEWRVRLAGLSPVAWEEPYGAASAWAAELQDADTIWISDGVSREGRLELLTAFEAKGGVEIMQPTAPRIGLLPARAEDGTLVLEALRTGVSTGVDIVVQGIGPDPTGVERVLATSVLSFSAGAARTEVPMSLPPELRNRITRFQLEDQRAAGAVTLADDSLRRRRVALLTGTQSREGLELLSPLHYLREALVPSAEVIEDTAIDTLIEAGPEVLILPDVPSLAEPDQKALAGWVAQGGLLLRFAGPRLAAADTGRGVEDILLPVRLRSGGRVVGGAMSWGAPRALAPFPETSPFFGLRVPDDVLVRAQILAEPSPDLADRTLASLSDGTPLVTRKALGQGQVVLFHISANAEWSSLALSGLFVQMLERLAVSTRPGQVEAQTLEGTQWVAERVLDPFGQLGPAGARAGVEGPRLLDGASAEVPPGLYADGDRRLAVNTLGPDAQMNPANWPSRIVPRWNDRSAARSLAPYLLAAALILGTLDILASLWISGRLRNRVITNAARVGAFVMMALFVLPDHSVAQDADTPEAVIAAASTVTLAHVLSGDPATDEVAEAGLMGLSDQLFSRTSVEPAPPVGLDIERDELSVYPLLYWPVSETTRQPSPAAYARLKTYLATGGFILFDTRDAGFGGESAAARRLRVIALPLGLPPLEPVPHDHVLTRAFYLLEEFPGRARGPAWVEAAPPNAERAEGMPFRNLNDGVSPVIIGGNDWAGAWAIRSDGAPMFPVGRGQAGERQREMAVRFGVNLVMHVLTGNYKSDQVHVPALLERLGE, from the coding sequence ATGATGTTCGGCCTGCCCATTGCGTTCACGACCCCCTGGCTATTGGCCGGGTTGGTGGCGTTGCCGGTGCTGTGGTTGCTGTTGCGTGCCATTCCACCTGCGCCTCTGCGGCAACGGTTCCCGGCTGTAACACTGCTTTTGGGTCTGGAAGATCGCGATGCGGAGAGCGACCGCACGCCGTGGTGGCTTCTGTTGCTGCGCCTGTTGGCTGTTGCCGCGTTGATCCTTGGGTTTGCAGGCCCGGTACTGAATCCTGAACAACGCCAGTCCAGTGGCGGGCCGCTTCTGATTTTTGTCGACGCAGGGTGGACGGCAGCGTCGGATTGGCCACAACGCATCGGTGCGATTGATGATCATCTCGATATTGCTGCACAAGCCGGGCGTCCTGTTGCGATTGCCCTGTCGCATGAAGTTACGGATGCGGGAGCCGCTGCGCCGCAATGGCAAAGTGCGGGCGAATGGAGGGTGCGGCTTGCCGGATTATCTCCAGTCGCGTGGGAGGAGCCTTATGGAGCAGCGTCTGCCTGGGCTGCTGAGCTACAGGACGCAGACACGATCTGGATCTCGGACGGGGTATCACGTGAGGGGCGGCTAGAATTGCTGACGGCGTTTGAGGCAAAGGGCGGCGTCGAAATCATGCAACCCACAGCGCCACGCATAGGCTTATTGCCCGCGCGGGCTGAGGATGGCACGCTTGTCTTAGAAGCCCTTCGCACTGGCGTATCAACCGGGGTTGATATTGTTGTGCAGGGTATTGGTCCAGATCCGACAGGGGTTGAACGGGTGCTAGCCACCTCTGTGCTCAGCTTTTCGGCCGGGGCTGCCCGCACCGAGGTGCCGATGTCCCTACCACCGGAGTTGCGCAACCGGATCACACGGTTTCAACTGGAAGACCAGCGCGCCGCCGGGGCTGTGACGCTGGCCGATGACAGCTTGCGCCGCCGCCGCGTGGCGCTTTTGACCGGCACTCAGTCGCGCGAGGGGTTGGAGTTGTTGTCGCCGTTGCATTACCTGCGCGAAGCTCTGGTGCCATCCGCTGAAGTGATTGAAGACACAGCGATCGACACGCTGATTGAAGCCGGGCCAGAGGTGCTAATCCTGCCCGATGTGCCTAGCCTTGCTGAACCCGACCAAAAGGCGCTGGCCGGGTGGGTGGCTCAAGGTGGGCTGCTGCTGCGCTTTGCCGGTCCGCGACTGGCAGCAGCCGACACCGGGCGCGGCGTTGAAGATATCTTGCTGCCTGTGCGGCTTCGCTCGGGTGGGCGTGTCGTCGGGGGTGCGATGAGTTGGGGCGCCCCGCGCGCACTGGCACCATTCCCGGAAACCTCGCCTTTCTTCGGGCTGCGGGTGCCGGATGACGTCCTTGTGCGGGCGCAAATTCTTGCTGAACCCAGCCCCGACCTTGCTGACCGCACCCTTGCGTCACTGTCGGATGGCACGCCGCTTGTGACCCGCAAGGCGCTGGGGCAGGGTCAGGTGGTGTTGTTTCACATCTCGGCCAATGCCGAATGGTCTTCGCTGGCTTTGTCTGGCTTGTTTGTCCAGATGCTCGAGCGGCTCGCGGTCTCGACCCGCCCCGGCCAGGTCGAGGCGCAGACACTAGAGGGCACGCAATGGGTCGCCGAACGTGTGCTGGACCCGTTTGGGCAACTTGGTCCAGCCGGGGCACGAGCCGGGGTGGAAGGGCCAAGACTTCTGGATGGTGCAAGCGCTGAGGTGCCGCCGGGGCTTTACGCCGATGGCGACCGTCGTTTAGCAGTGAATACGTTGGGGCCGGACGCGCAGATGAACCCTGCGAACTGGCCATCCCGTATAGTCCCCAGATGGAACGATCGAAGCGCTGCGCGTAGTCTTGCGCCGTATCTGTTGGCAGCTGCACTGATCCTTGGAACACTCGATATTCTAGCCAGCCTGTGGATTTCCGGGCGGTTGCGCAATCGGGTGATTACAAACGCGGCGCGCGTGGGCGCGTTTGTTATGATGGCGTTGTTCGTCCTGCCAGATCATAGTGTTGCGCAGGATGCCGATACGCCCGAAGCGGTGATTGCCGCGGCCAGCACAGTGACACTGGCGCATGTTTTGTCCGGCGATCCGGCCACGGATGAGGTCGCCGAAGCCGGTTTGATGGGCCTGTCGGATCAGCTGTTTTCCCGCACCTCGGTCGAGCCAGCTCCGCCAGTCGGATTGGACATTGAACGTGACGAGCTGTCGGTCTACCCGCTTCTCTATTGGCCGGTCAGCGAAACAACCCGTCAACCCAGCCCCGCTGCTTATGCGCGTCTGAAAACCTATTTGGCCACCGGTGGGTTTATCCTGTTCGACACCCGCGATGCAGGGTTTGGTGGTGAAAGCGCCGCCGCCCGTCGGCTGCGTGTGATTGCCTTGCCTCTGGGCTTGCCTCCGTTGGAACCGGTGCCGCATGACCACGTTCTGACCCGCGCATTTTACCTGCTGGAAGAGTTTCCCGGCCGCGCCAGGGGACCCGCTTGGGTCGAGGCCGCCCCCCCAAATGCCGAACGCGCGGAAGGGATGCCGTTTCGCAACCTGAATGATGGTGTCAGCCCGGTGATCATCGGCGGCAACGACTGGGCTGGCGCGTGGGCGATCCGGTCTGATGGTGCGCCGATGTTCCCGGTGGGTCGCGGTCAGGCAGGCGAGCGTCAGCGTGAA
- a CDS encoding DUF58 domain-containing protein, with product MAHARHLAASVELGEHGRRKPGQGDAFWQFRPAQPGDPAHRIDWRRSARSDHHYVQEKEWQAAQSVLFWVDPSSSMDFASSSDLAKKGDVARLITMALAVLLVRGGERVGLATSAAPAGRGELALSRMATALLSSQEAGFADLPARSRAVFLSDFLGDTAKITRAVTRAADRGVTGVLFQILDPVEEAFPFHGRMIFEDMSGHLEHDTTEAHDLRDRYLNRLAARKSELADLARRTGWQYHTHHSGDADSAALLWLYHAIEGHR from the coding sequence ATGGCCCATGCGCGCCATTTGGCGGCGAGTGTTGAATTGGGCGAACATGGCCGGCGCAAACCGGGGCAGGGGGATGCATTCTGGCAATTTCGCCCCGCCCAGCCTGGCGACCCGGCACACCGGATCGACTGGCGCCGCTCGGCCCGGTCTGATCATCACTATGTTCAGGAAAAAGAGTGGCAGGCGGCGCAAAGCGTGTTGTTTTGGGTCGATCCGTCGTCTTCGATGGATTTTGCGTCATCGTCCGATCTGGCAAAGAAGGGCGACGTGGCGCGGTTGATTACCATGGCGTTGGCCGTGCTTCTGGTACGCGGCGGCGAACGGGTAGGGCTGGCCACAAGTGCCGCCCCGGCAGGACGAGGCGAGCTTGCCCTGTCGCGCATGGCAACCGCCCTTCTGTCCTCACAGGAAGCAGGTTTTGCAGACCTTCCAGCACGATCTCGTGCGGTGTTTTTGTCAGATTTTCTTGGCGATACAGCCAAAATCACCCGCGCCGTCACCCGCGCTGCGGATCGGGGCGTCACGGGGGTGTTGTTTCAGATCCTTGACCCGGTGGAAGAAGCATTCCCGTTTCACGGTCGAATGATTTTTGAAGACATGAGCGGACATCTGGAGCATGACACAACCGAGGCACATGACCTGCGCGACCGCTATCTGAACCGTCTGGCCGCCCGCAAATCCGAACTTGCCGATCTGGCGCGCCGCACTGGTTGGCAATATCACACCCATCACAGTGGCGATGCCGACAGCGCCGCGCTGTTGTGGTTATATCACGCGATCGAGGGGCACAGATGA